One Podospora pseudopauciseta strain CBS 411.78 chromosome 4, whole genome shotgun sequence genomic window, TGTGGAGATTCTTCTCAGACACTTGAGATAGATACGACCGGAATCACCTTCCTGGATCCAACAGTACTGTGCGTCGCACTCGGAGCACTGATATGAGTGGCAAGACATCTTTGTTTGAGATGTGAAGATCGCCGACCATTCCTTGTCATAAGGTGAAAAAGTGCCCACGACGATGAGGCTCTTTGATCGAACGACAGCGGCAGCACAGCTCCATCGAGTCCCGGCTATAAAGACAGCCATGACTGACGGGCTGCCAAGTTTTCCGGGGTTGCAAAGGGGTTTCGGGAGGGTCGAGGCATGCGGACTGATTGTGCTCGAACGGCAACAGTAATTGGCCGTCCGGAAATGTGACATGGGAACAGAGTCTATTTCCAGACGCAGCCTGGTATTGGAGAAATAAACAGCCGCGGAGATACTGTCTCGAAACTGGGACTGAAGTGCTGAGGTCGAAGGCCACGTAGGTCCAACCAATGTGAACCGATACAGGACGAGGATCGATGAGTTGCATCTGGCCGTTGGTTAAAGGCCGGAAGACGAATGGAGCGTATGCAGCCGTGGTATATGTGGAGTTCGCACAGAAGAGCAAAGGATGCCATGTAAGTGAATTGGGCGTCCTTCCCCTCTCAGTGGCGTGTCCAACGAGGTCTGCCCACCTGATCACTTTGTGGGCACACATTCTCACAGCACCCTGGGTCCTAATACAGATGCGACGAAACTTTGACTCCTGGCGTTGGCTTAATGAGAACAGGAACCAGGGGTGGCTTCCTTGGCAGGCGTGGCACCACAGTGTCAGGTTGCCAAAAGGTCTGCTGCCCAGCAGTCGCCATTTGACATATCCGACTAACATCGCACCGCGGCAGCTGACACACTTTCCAAGGCCATTATCTTCTCGGAGAAGATCTGCCACTTGAGGCTTTTGTCGGCGTCTGTCGGCCTTGCTTCCGTGCAATGGCCACACCGCCAGCTGCCAGTTTGTTTCATCCGGGGATACGTTCGGCGGCGGAGTGGTGTGCCACACTTATAGCCCCGAGATGATGCAGAGAAACAAACTACATGTATAGCGAAGTATTTGTTGGGTGATTTCGTCTGTCAGATCCTTGGCGATATAGAGGAGAAGCTCCTCAGGTAGTCGATATAATGGGCTCCTGATGTACTTGATGAACTGTCGTCGATACCACGATGGATCGTACTCTGGAACAGTTGGTATCTTGGTGGGTTCCATCAGTTCACATGTCGTCGAAGTTGCCGTTTGAAATTGCAAGCTGGCATGGTTATGGCTAGGCACAACTGCTGGTGTTACATGCAAACCAGCCATGATGTACAAGATATGAAAGGTTGATAAGGTTGTTGTCGGCTGGTCAGCGGCAGGTTGTAGACCTTATAATGTGGTGGGAAAAGTGTCCGTTAGTCATCTGCGTAAAAAGATTCACAAGTTCAGCCACGAGCCATATATTACAATTACTCACGAAACTTGGTAGATAACTGTTTCAATTCACCCTGTCCACATACTGGCCAAAAAAGCCTCTTGCTGTAAGGTAGGCTGGAAAGCGCCCAAGCCCTGCGCCCACAGAAGGGCTGGAGTAGGACAACGTCAATGGAACAGTGAAGAGCGGTTGGCAAGAGCAACCAACTGGCCACGAAGCGACCACTTATGCTCGGCGCAACTCAAAACTTTAACTATTGCTACCTAGGGTATTCTATTTACAAAAGCCTTTCTGTTAGTCATCATCATTGGCAAGAGCAAAAAGAGTTAAGATAGAAGTATATAGGGGGAAGTAGTCTAACTAAGGTTGGCAATCTTGGTGTTATATTGATTGACACTGACATAAATTGGTATCACTGATACCAATCTATGATGAGAGGACACAATTCTTTCCGTGGTGCCTGTACAATCCAAAGAGCAATCCTCCCCTCAGCAAGGCAGGGAACCTTTTGATCAGACTGACATAAGGTACAAAATGGCAGAAGCCGGTTTCGGCGTCAATCAAAGAGGGAGTCTTTCCTTGGAGCTTTAGCTAACATTCATCTTCATCTGGGTGTCCGCCGTTGTTATCCTTGGCAGCGGTAAACAGGAAGGTCCCAGCAAATACACCTATCAATACGGCAAGGAAGTATCCGACGTTCATCGTCATCACAGCCAACATTCTGAAAGAATATACACAGGTCAGCCCCAGACTCAAGGATGGGCCAGTAGATATATGGGCACTTACACGAGATATGCATGACCTGCTATGGCCATATCGAAGCCTGCCCTCGCGAGTCTCAATGAGAGTGGTGTGTCGAGCCAATAGCTTCGCAAACCCATTAGGATTATCCGGGCACCGCTGACAGGTTTGACAGGCTGTGCAAGTGTTGGTATTGCATTGCTGGAGCCGGAGCCATGTATGTGCTCGTCAGTCTCCTCGTCGCTGCCAACTTTGTGTCGGTGGTATGCTGGGTACGACGACTTCCTCCCCCAGCTTGCGCGCTCAAGAGTGTGCCGGATGGCCATCAACACACGTGTCCACGCAGCAAGAACCACGAGAAAGATGCACGTTGCCGCGTAGTCGCCTGCGTTTTGGGGTTGCCACGAGGCCCAAAACAGTGGCGTTGATGTCGACAGAACGAACGTCATAGGCATCGTTGACACGGGACCCTCGTGATGCATCTTTTTCGAGCTTGTGCTGGATAGAGTTGATCAAGATCGTAGCAGGTATTTCGATCGAGACGTGAAGGCGTGGAGGAGTCCCGTTGGGGCGCCTGGGCGCATCCCATATCATAATCAGTCTAGGACAGACGGGATGGCTTGTTATCTGTTGAGACTTGAAACTCCCCGGTTGGCAGTCGGTCCCTGTCGAGAGGGTACCCGACTGCTTACGACCCACGCATCTTCGTTTACCTCTTCGTTGAGCAAGTTGTTTCCAGAATCCACTTTCAGGTCACCGGCATGCCATGCTCGCATGGAACTACCTCACATGATATGATAGGTGCGAGGGCAGAGAAAGACGCAGGCCAGTGTCATTCGGGACGGAGTCTTAGGAAGGAGGGGCACAGTCAGCTCCTCTGCGTAGTATGTGCCTTCATCGGAAAGCTATGTACCTTGCTGGCTGGCAAAGGCCCCGGTTAGAGCGCAATTGAGCACTTTATTATGCAGGGGTTTGCCCGATGGCCCCCCAATCCCCTTTCTCGTGGTGCAGGCAGGCTCCGAGTACAATCTCAAAGGAGTTATAAGCCACTGTTAGCcacagaatgtccgaagaTCCACCGAAGACTGCTGGCCGAGTCTTTGAGACAGTTCGTGACAGCTTGATAGGTGTCAGCCAACAAGACGAGACTATATTCAGATCCAGCCATGTCTGGCACCAGGTTATTTCACCCAATCGACGTCCGCACGTCATCTGGCTTGAGTCCCTTGTTGAACAACTGTAGCAGACTGAATTGATGATAAGCCCTCgattcatcttcatcatttCACGTGGCAGCCGAGAAGCCAGCCCTCTCAAGCTGCACAGTACAGGCCCAGACGTATTGCTAGCAAGGCGAGCAGGCGGCTCACGTCCGTATCATTCAACCGAAGCTTCGACTCTAGGTGCCATCAGGCGGCAGTTCTCGGGGTGCTGCTCATTATCAGGGAAAAGGCCCTCCATTTGACTGATTGATTTGGATGAGAGTTTTGAAGCTCAGATGGCGAGTGAGAAAACAAGGCTGCGATGGaaacaccacacacacatccaCAGCTGCTGCCAGCTGGGGGATGTGTGCCAAGCCTTGTCTGATGCGGGCTGAACTCGAACCAAAGCCCTCCCTCGATTCCCCCACTTCAGGGTGCatccaaacaacaacaacatcaacaccgtcGCATGTTTTGGTCCCCATTCTTCCCAAGTATCTTTGCCatcccaacaacagccttTATCCGGTCTGGGACCGGAGAATATAGATATCAAAATACATACCCAACTCTTTTCTTATCCACCATGGACCAAGATCAGTTCGGCGGCCGCACCGATGATGACCTCTTTGCCGACGATATCGAACCTGTCTCGTACGAGGGAGAAGCCGTCGACCCCCCGCCGGCGACCACCTTCAAGCCAGAGTCCCCCGAGGTTTCTCAACAACCAGCGGCAGAGGTTATACCAGACCCTCCTGTTCGCGCACAACTCGGGGGGCTAGCCCAGTCAAGACATAACTACCCAGACAGATCCCGCGcatccaacaacaagagcaaTGACAACAGGTCTTTTACCAAGGTACCACCTGCTTCGGCTCCCTCGAATACCACCAGTACACCGGCGAACGCACCGTCGGGTCCGAAAAGCTATGTCCACAGGGGGAAATTGAagccaaacaacaacaccgccgcGGCGAGCGATATCCGCACGCTGAGTGGCGGGATGCAACGCTCCAGGATGAGTCAGGCTGAGTCTgacaagatgatggaggagaaaagaCTTGCTTCTGTTGAGAAGGAGCGGAAGTTCCAACGGATCAAacaggatgaggaggaacaCGCCATTGCTGTTGCCaagggcgaagaagaggcaTTGAAGCGCAaacaggaggaggctgctggcCTGAGAAAACGCAAGCCGAGAGATGCGCCCAAGCCGAAGCCGGCCCCGGTGGAGAGAAACAAGTATGATGCAGACCGGATGCAAAACAAGGGTCGTAAAGGGACGAGAGCACCATGGGACCAAGACAAGGTGGATTTAGACCAAGCGGCCGCCTTCAGAAAGGGGGCGAATCGCGAAGTAAAGGGATCAACAGGATCAGGGTTGGGAGCAAGCAGGTATGCTTCCCAGGAGCCAAGCCGTGAACATGTCGACCAGGAAAGCGATGCATTTGGAAAACACAACTCTAGGCAGAACAAACAAGGGAGGACCTTGTTCGAAGCGGACGACGCATACAGACAAAAGCAGGAGGCGTTTAGACAAAACAAGGGCGGACATCAGCCCTCGGCCGTGTCACAACCGCTCACAACCAAGTCAAGTCAAAAGCCCAAGCCAACTGAGGATTTTCCAGTGCTACCGTCGTCAGGCCCTACCGCTACAAACACGGTGATCAGTCCCAGTTGGGTGAAGCCGGTTGGAGATTGGGCTGAGGACGTTGAAGGGTAGGTAAACGTCGTCTATGAGGTTGGATACAGCGGCATTGGATATAACACTCTTTCTGGAAACAATCGACGGCGTCCATTTTATTTGCGGACATTCTACCTCCTAAATTCCTTTAAGGTGCTCTACGTGCTCTTCACACCGCTTGGAGTTTTCGCTGATGTTCATCTTGGGTGATTCTTGCCAAGCAGGACATGCGCCGGACTTGAGTGCTGTTCCGCATCGAACCGTGGTAAAGCTTGCGTGGTGGCAAGTGTGAACACCCGAGAATGGTCCAGGCAATTATTGGACCACCTGTTCTATTATTTGCATAGTGCCAAGGCCCCTCTACGTCTTCACTCCTTCAAAGCTCCCTCTATGCTTTGGGCCGTGTCAACGGTCTCAAGCTTGTCAGGTTTTGTGCCTGATTCATCTGAGGCGTTGCCagtcttgcccttcttgagctTTTCCACCAACAAACTAACACGCCCCTGAATCCTCTTCTTGAGCGCAGCCAGACCCACCTCAGGCCCTTCATCCGCAGCCACGAACCTTCTCACGAGGATATTGAACATGCCTCCAAATGCCAGTGCGATAGCTGTAGAAGTGAAAATGATAACGTTATATGGCATGCTGAAATCCGGGGTCGGCAAACTGCACAACAAGGACGTGGTTCGGAGGTTGTAGGCAGCCGGGCTCAAAATGGTAATGACGGCAGCCGCAACATCAAACCCCCTGTTGGCATCCGGGGGGTATTCGGTATATCGGAGAATGGATTTCTCAAAGTCGTAAGTCAAGAAGACGGTGGATGCTGGCGGGACGCGCATGCGCACTTCAAGCTGCGTGCCCCTTGCGCGGTCGACAGCCGGGCGATAGTAGACCTCCTTGATCAAGGAGTCGTCCTTGGCGGTCTGCCCCTGAATACGAGCGGACATGGTGTGCAGGTAGATGCGCATGAACCACGGAAGAGACTCCATGTAGACAAACTCGACTTCCGTGTCGGGACTTGGGTTGTGTAGGATGGTTTGCACGCCACCGCGTTCCTGGCCATGACCCGTGAAGCTGCGCTCGGCGTATAGCAAAGGAGTCACTGGTTTGACGACAACAGCTGACTCATCTTCCGGGGCCGGCAGCACAATCTCGAAATCAACGTCTGGCTGGATCTCAAAGCAGCGCGAAACCCGGTCGAGATTCTTCTTTTCGAGGACGCCATCGGAGTGAAAAACGCTGCGCGAATCCGGAACATGGAGGCAAACCGGTGGAACGGCTGGGTCTGTCAAGGGGCATGTTCCCTTCATCGTTCTGCCAAAGATTTGGGACAGCGTCCAGTCTTGGTTGGCCTGGTGATCGGTGGGGAAGCACGTGTCGGGCGCGTGGTACGATTTCGAGGTATTGCAGGGGAGCTCATGGCCGGGAGGGGGCCTAGGAATCGGGTTACCTGGACCATGTTAGCGAATGACAGTCCCTCGAATATCAGGGAAAGCCCATACCCCTCGGCCGTTTGGACCGGTCAATATCAAGGACCATATCTATGGTCAGCTCGATCTGCAAGACGCACTCTGCACCGGGGGGGCAGATAGGCTTGACATCAATAGCCATGCTCTGCCATGAGGCATCAAACAGCTTGTGTCCATCGAGCAGGGTGGCAATGCCCGCCTTGCCCTTGCATGGTAGAAGCTTCAGGAAAGGGGTAAGGTTCTCGGTGCACACCACCTCATGGGGCAGAACGCCATAGAGCAAATGTGTGTCGGCGGCAGTCATATTCGGATGGTCGCCCTCGGGCTGGAAGGACATAACGGGTCGGGTGGTTCGGGTGCCATCGATGAAGTTGAGCGAGGCGCAAAAGAGGCCAGAGAGCGCATTCGTCAGCGTCAGCCACTTGTGATCGGCCCTGTAGCCCAAAGCTGTCAGTTCGTGGGAGCGGAACGGAAATCAGTGTGAAGAGTCATACTCCTCGTCCGTCGCAGCTTGTAGCCAAGCCCACAGCTCAACGCCTGTTCCCCCTTCCCTGGCGCCGCCCCATGGTCTTGCGCCCCAGCTCTCGGaatcccacctccccaggcTAAACCTCAGGTGCAGCTCTTGGGTGCCGGCATGTTGGAGAATTTGTCCGAGCGATCGAGGGAAGAATCGGAAGTTGTGCGCTTCAAATTCGGAGAGCGAAGTGTTGGATCGGAAATTGAAGCTTGCTAAAAGTGCCGACAGCGGCAGTGGTCGAAGGACGAGCTGTTCGTGGTAGTCTGCCGCGGCGGCGGATgctgaagaaagaagagaggaaaaggaaacGAACGAGAGCAAAGCGAAGGAAAATAGTTGACGCATTTTCCCAACAATCACGGCGGTCCGTCCATTGGCGCCGGCCAACACATAAGGTACAAGAGAAGACAAAAAGTTTGATGTATTTCAGGGACCAAGAAGCCAGTGCATCGTAGGTGTGTGTCTTAGCTGTCGCGACGCACGCACGAGATGACGGCCACTGTCAGACACCGAGCGGCGCCCAGGGGTCAATTAGAGCCCCATAATAACGGGTGGACCCCACATCTCCCAACGTGTTGCATTTTCCAGCAACGCCAGCCTTGCAGCGCGGCTGAACTCAACCATCAATTTATTTTCCAAAAAGCATCCCAGCCACACCTTGACGTCGACATCAGCACAGCATACAAACCAGTAACCAGTTGTCAGCGCTTTTCGTCGCTATTTTTCTGATACCTGAACCTCGCGTCGCTTACAACATTCAATCTTTCCGATTAGATATTTGCCTGTCTGTTCCCAAAGCCGGCCGGAACCATGGCAGCTGAACAACGAAAGCTTCTTGGTCAGTCCTCATCCCGTCCTATCGCTATTCTTCCTTACCTCCCTTCATGTCACTAACTCTCCTTTAGAGCAGCTGATGggctccaacctcaccacccgcgCCGCCCAGCTTCCCCTAACCGACCCAAAAGTCTGCCGATCCTATCTCGTCGGCACCTGTCCCCATGACCTCTTCACCAACACAAAGGCAGACCTTGGCCCCTGCCCTCGCGTCCACTCCGAGCCGCTCAAGCAAGAGTACGACTCCCTCCCAGACCccgaaaagaagaaactCGGCTTCGAGCACGACTACCTGCGCGACCTGTC contains:
- a CDS encoding hypothetical protein (COG:S; EggNog:ENOG503P42Z), translated to MHHEGPVSTMPMTFVLSTSTPLFWASWQPQNAGDYAATCIFLVVLAAWTRVLMAIRHTLERASWGRKSSYPAYHRHKVGSDEETDEHIHGSGSSNAIPTLAQPVKPVSGARIILMGLRSYWLDTPLSLRLARAGFDMAIAGHAYLVMLAVMTMNVGYFLAVLIGVFAGTFLFTAAKDNNGGHPDEDEC
- a CDS encoding hypothetical protein (EggNog:ENOG503P3UM); translated protein: MDQDQFGGRTDDDLFADDIEPVSYEGEAVDPPPATTFKPESPEVSQQPAAEVIPDPPVRAQLGGLAQSRHNYPDRSRASNNKSNDNRSFTKVPPASAPSNTTSTPANAPSGPKSYVHRGKLKPNNNTAAASDIRTLSGGMQRSRMSQAESDKMMEEKRLASVEKERKFQRIKQDEEEHAIAVAKGEEEALKRKQEEAAGLRKRKPRDAPKPKPAPVERNKYDADRMQNKGRKGTRAPWDQDKVDLDQAAAFRKGANREVKGSTGSGLGASRYASQEPSREHVDQESDAFGKHNSRQNKQGRTLFEADDAYRQKQEAFRQNKGGHQPSAVSQPLTTKSSQKPKPTEDFPVLPSSGPTATNTVISPSWVKPVGDWAEDVEG
- the GPI16 gene encoding Subunit of the glycosylphosphatidylinositol transamidase complex-like protein (EggNog:ENOG503NUNX; COG:M; COG:O; BUSCO:EOG09261LEU); the encoded protein is MRQLFSFALLSFVSFSSLLSSASAAAADYHEQLVLRPLPLSALLASFNFRSNTSLSEFEAHNFRFFPRSLGQILQHAGTQELHLRFSLGRWDSESWGARPWGGAREGGTGVELWAWLQAATDEEADHKWLTLTNALSGLFCASLNFIDGTRTTRPVMSFQPEGDHPNMTAADTHLLYGVLPHEVVCTENLTPFLKLLPCKGKAGIATLLDGHKLFDASWQSMAIDVKPICPPGAECVLQIELTIDMVLDIDRSKRPRGNPIPRPPPGHELPCNTSKSYHAPDTCFPTDHQANQDWTLSQIFGRTMKGTCPLTDPAVPPVCLHVPDSRSVFHSDGVLEKKNLDRVSRCFEIQPDVDFEIVLPAPEDESAVVVKPVTPLLYAERSFTGHGQERGGVQTILHNPSPDTEVEFVYMESLPWFMRIYLHTMSARIQGQTAKDDSLIKEVYYRPAVDRARGTQLEVRMRVPPASTVFLTYDFEKSILRYTEYPPDANRGFDVAAAVITILSPAAYNLRTTSLLCSLPTPDFSMPYNVIIFTSTAIALAFGGMFNILVRRFVAADEGPEVGLAALKKRIQGRVSLLVEKLKKGKTGNASDESGTKPDKLETVDTAQSIEGALKE